From Quercus lobata isolate SW786 chromosome 1, ValleyOak3.0 Primary Assembly, whole genome shotgun sequence, one genomic window encodes:
- the LOC115986737 gene encoding oxysterol-binding protein-related protein 3C, with protein MSSSNNDQNKDQNKGFFSAMTSGFSMFGNAMHRSVNGLLGYEGVEVINPEGGKEDAEEEAQRGRWKQEDRDSYWKMMHEYIGSDITSVVTLPVLVFEPMTMLQKMAELMEYSYLLDRADECEDPYMRLVYASSWAISVYFAYQRTWKPFNPILGETYEMANHGGISFISEQVSHHPPMSAGHAENEHFTYDVTSKLKTKFLGNSLDVYPLGRTRVTLKKDGVVLDLVPPPTKVNNLIFGRTWVDSPGEMIMTNLTTGDKVVLYFQPCGWFGAGRYEVDGYVYSAAEEPKVLMTGKWNESLSYQPCDVEGEPLPGTELKEVWHVADIPEKDKFQYTHFAHKINSFDTAPRKLLASDSRLRPDRCALERGDLSKAGAEKSSLEERQREEKRNREAKGHQFTPRWFDLTDEITSTPWGDLEVYRYNGKYTEHRAAVDSSDSINEVDVRSTEFSPWQFGNLSAE; from the exons ATGAGTAGCTCCAACAACGACCAGAACAAGGACCAGAACAAGGGCTTCTTCTCCGCCATGACCTCTGGCTTCTCCATGTTCGGTAACGCCATGCACCGATCCGTCAACGG GTTGCTTGGTTATGAAGGGGTAGAAGTGATCAATCCAGAGGGAGGCAAAGAAGACGCGGAGGAGGAAGCTCAGAGAGGAAGATGGAAACAAgag GATAGAGACAGTTACTGGAAAATGATGCACGAATATATAGGCTCGGACATCACATCGGTGGTCACACTTCCTGTCCTCGTTTTTGAGCCAATGACTATGCTTCAAAAAATGGCAGAG TTAATGGAGTACTCCTACTTGTTAGATCGGGCAGATGAATGTGAGGATCCTTATATGCGATTAGTTTATGCAT CATCGTGGGCTATATCTGTCTACTTTGCCTATCAACGAACTTGGAAGCCTTTTAATCCTATTCTTGGGGAGACTTACGAAATGGCCAATCATGGTGGGATTTCATTTATCTCAGAGCAG GTGAGTCATCATCCCCCAATGAGTGCTGGGCATGCTGAAAATGAGCATTTTACTTATGATGTGACGTCAAAGCTAAAAACTAAATTCTTAGGAAATTCTCTTGATGTTTACCCTCTTGGAAG AACGCGTGTCACCCTTAAAAAGGATGGTGTGGTCTTAGATTTGGTGCCACCTCCTACAAAGGTTAATAATCTGATTTTTGGCCGTACGTGGGTAGATTCACCAGGGGAGATGATTATGACAAATTTGACTACTGGAGACAAAGTTGTTTTATACTTTCAACCATGTGGCTGGTTTGG AGCTGGTCGCTACGAGGTGGATGGCTATGTGTATAGTGCTGCTGAGGAACCTAAAGTGTTGATGACAGGGAAATGGAATGAGTCACTGAGTTATCAACCGTGTGACGTGGAAGGGGAGCCTCTTCCAGGCACTGAACTGAAAGAG GTTTGGCATGTTGCTGATATTCCAGAGAAGGACAAATTTCAATACACACACTTTGCACATAAAATAAACAGTTTTGACACTGCTCCTAGAAAGTTGTTGGCATCAGATTCTCGTTTGCGCCCTGATAGATGTGCACTTGAAAGGGGTGATCTATCTAAAGCTGGTGCAGAAAAGAGCAG TTTGGAGGAGAGGCAgcgagaagaaaagagaaaccgAGAGGCCAAGGGACATCAGTTTACACCAAGATGGTTTGATTTAACTGATGAGATCACATCTACACCTTGGGGTGATTTGGAAGTCTACAGATACAATGGTAAATACACGGAACATCGGGCTGCTGTAGATAGCTCAGATAGCATCAATGAGGTTGATGTTAGATCAACAGAATTCAGCCCATGGCAGTTTGGTAACTTGTCTGCTGAATGA